In Sphingobacterium sp. SYP-B4668, the sequence AATACTATAGAATAAATGAAACTTACAATTATTACTCCTGACAAGTTGGTCTACGAGGGTACGGTTACAGCAGTAACGGTGCCTGGATCTGCTGGCTCATTCCAGATACTAAAGAACCATGCTGCTATCGTCTCTACGCTAGAGGATGGTAAGGTGATTATTAAGGTCAGTAACAATGAAGAAATCCTTAATATTAAAGGCGGAGTAGTGGAAGTAAAAGACAATGTTATTACTGTCCTGGCGGAGGGCATTATAGAAGAATAGAAAATAACAATTCAAGACCTTATAAAAAGCCCTTAAAACGATATGTTTTAAGGGCTTTTTTTTAAAACTTTTAGCAACCAAAAACCTATTTTAGGAAGAATTTAAGCATAACTGACTATAAATACAAAAAAGTCAAACTATACCAATTTTAATTTTGGTCTACTTTAAAGATTGAAAAATATTAAAACAAAAGAAATATACAGAATTATATTCCGCAAATATTGCATACACAAAATTATAAACTATTTCAAAATTATAAGCTCGGCTATTGCGTAGTATTTTTATTCGTCCTATCTTACAATTATCATTTTGAGCATCAAATGTACCAATTGAAATGGCTCACTGAGATTGAGGAATATCCGTATCACAATAAGTGGAATTAAAATTTGATAAATGTATGCAATACTACAACGATGAAACGCTTATATATTTAGAAGGTAGCTTTGTAAAAGCATCTTCCGCTGGCGTGGATTTATACGGTCAGGCGTTACACTATGGATATGGAGCATTTGAAGGTCTAAGAGCTTATAATACCCATAATGGGACGCGTATATTCAAGGCGGAGGAACATTTTGATAGACTTCAAAAATCCTGCGAAGCTATTAGTATACCATATATATGGGACAATCGTGAATTAGTCGAAAGGACCTACGAATTATTGAGCTTG encodes:
- the atpC gene encoding ATP synthase F1 subunit epsilon; this encodes MKLTIITPDKLVYEGTVTAVTVPGSAGSFQILKNHAAIVSTLEDGKVIIKVSNNEEILNIKGGVVEVKDNVITVLAEGIIEE